The DNA window TCCTTGTCCCCCACCCCTATATCCAAATTCAAGATTTGGATTACCCACCACCCAAATTGCAGGATGCCCATATGTTCTAGCCATCAAGAGGTACATTTAGACTCACTTCATGTACCTTGATGAACAGAGTTTGAATTGTTATGCTTTGATCTGACCTTCAAAAGCCTATGAATTCCTCAGGATTCAATCAACTAACTTCTCATGTGGGTTGCACATAATAATCTCTATGGAACCAGGGTATAAAGGCCAAAAAATTGCAGTTTGGGAACTTCTTAACAAAAAAGAGCTGGAGTCTTAAATTGTGACAGACTCCAGTGGCAGAATTAACACAGGGAGATTCTAAACAGTCAGAATAGTAACTCTGCTTACTAACAGGTATGCAGAAAGCACACATGCATCATTTAACACACAGCTATCCCGTCTTCACCCGTTTTTCCAATGATGAGATGGATGTTTCCTTTCTAACACCAAACTGCACTGACACAACAGCATGCAccctgcagggacacaggaCCAGGCGGCCGCTGAAGCTGCCACCATGTGTGGCTTCCAGCTCTGTTACCCACTGACTTCCAGATCAAGTTTATGTATAACCCACCTCTCTTCTTCCTCAAGCTCTATGGGAAACATAGGGAAAGTAATAATCTCTTAGGAAAAGAACATTCAATGTATCTATTAGAAACATATTCATTAACTTTACTGGCCTAGTTTCCATAAATAAAGTTACTTATTAGAGTAGGCTTGAAGTCCCCTTGGTACCAAACCACTGTGTTCATGTCATAGCAATGTGAAATTTTTGGCAAAAATTAAATGTGGTGCCTCAAGACATTCAGAGAAAAGAGCTTGTTATAACTATAGCTATAACTACTTCAGTGACAAGGAAgacttttgctgctgctctgtcatTTCCTAATTGACATTTCTGAGTCATTAAAGCACAATCTTATTTCAATTAAGCTCAACTAAAAAAAGCTGCTGACCTAGTAACAGGCATAAACAATTAAAAGCAGGTTTACTTTACAAGTGTTTCACCAGACTGACTCTTGATACTGAAAGTCATCCCTGACGTACCAGGtaatttggcttttttccccagtgtttcCAAGAATATTAACACACAAACAGGAGTCTTTGGCAGTCAGTATCTTACCAGTAATAACGTGGCTCCAAACGCTAGACAGAAGACCACTGGTCCAGCCAAATCAGTCTCATTCATGATGCTGCCATCTGCTACTTTCAATGGGTGCAGCACTGTTAGTGTCTTCTGCCAGATGTGATCAAAATTGATCCCCAATTCTACAAGTTACATGAAAAGAATTATGCATGCTCATTTCAGTTCTGCCCTTCCTGTCACCCCTAGTTGTTTCACTCAGTTTATCCCCAAACTGGGAACAGTTCTGGATTTCAGCCATAAAGCGTAAGTTATACCTTCTAATAGAGGAGGCTCATCCTCAAAATTACTTCCATAAAAAGACTGTGCTGAAGTTGAGCTGTACGCCTGTGTTGGCTGGTAGATCTGCCCTGTGTAAGGCTGTTGCTGCTGCATCATGTCGGGAGGGACAAATCCACTTTGCTGAGAGTACTCGTAGCCTCCATACTGCCTGCAAGGAACAACATCGGATCATGGACAGGCacagaactgtattttaaacaccTCCCTGCAAAAGCAAAGCTTCCGTTCACAGCAACCAatccttccttcattttataAGTGACATTAGATGATCCCCTACCTGCATCCAGGCCTTTTGGGCACACAGTCACATCCATCATTCAAATCTTCCCTGTTAAGCTAAATGAGATCATTTTTGCTATATGCACTAGTATTGCTTTCTGGCTTCAAGTCAGAGGCCTGGAGAAACAAGCATTATCCCTTGACTGAATCCCTCCGACAGGTTGTAACAGAGTAGTAAAATTTTATATCTCAAACTTACTTAGATATTGGCCATTACATACTACTGACATTCAACGCCAGCATGGATTTGCTATTTTGAAAGTCTATTTACAAGCTCACTGTCGGAGAAGGAAGCTTTTCACAGTGACACTTTTGTTCCCCCccatatttaaaaaaaggaacatagtaaaaataaaccaatagagaagaaagctgttttctccttcccttgaGCACCACTTGGGCCAGGCATACAAGAAGAATGGTATGGACATTAACCATGTGATGACCTACAGGACATGATGCAGGGGAGGATAAAATGAGGATTTGCAGTTTCTATTTCACATAGCCTTGATTAAGTACTACCAAATTAAGTTATCCTGCCTTTGGAATACTTTCTATTATAAATGTtgtatgtataaaaatatatacgTTGGTATGTTTAAACTGAATCAAAGCTATCCTCTGTTCCTAAACAAACTCCTAAGTTACCCTCGCCATTAATCATTTCCAAGTTTGACTACGGAGATTCTGGTAAATGTTTCCAAAACATTTAACtatgaaaatataaacatgCAGAAGGAAAATCCAGAACTcgctctccttcctctccctgcttcagcagagctctgagcaCCGAGATCCCTTTCAGGACACCAATGGGCATTGCCCTGCTCCATCTATTACAGGGATCCCACGGGTCATGTATCTGACCCATGCCCTCAGCCTGGGGCTGGATATTCCCAGCAGCCTCCTTGGAGCTCCCCCAGCTGAGGAACATCCGCCACGCTTCCCTGCTGACGCCCAGGAACCACCGCTGACATTGCCAGCTCCTTTATGGAACACAGCAGCTGGTTTTACTGCCCGCAGATGGACTTCCAGAACACTGACATTCCTCTCCCCAGAGAGTACGCTTACAATCGAGACAACCCACATaccctttctttccattttctaatCTCTGCTTTTAAACGCAGAAGGCAGAGTACTCGACACACAACTGCCTTATGCCTCCACTTACAGAATACAAGTTACGCTGCTCACAGAGCGGAGCTCCAGGAACCCACTGGCAAGGCGAAGGCGCAGCGGGCGGCCGGATTCCAACCCCTTCCTGACcaacccccccccgccccgctcagCTCAGGCTCTGCACAGGACGCAGCACACGAGCTCGAAGGCCAGCGGGCCTTACTTGCTGTAGGGCCTCCCGCCGTACTCGTAGGGCTGGCTCTGCTCATCGATGCTGTAACTCGTCTGGAAGAACTCGGTGTTGAAGCTGTCAAACCCGGACATCGCAGAGGATCTGCAACAGAGCAGCGGGGCTCGCGGCgctgcccggcccggcccgaGGGGAGCGCCCCGGACACAGAGCGCTCCGCCCGCCGGCAGCGGGGCCTCCCTCCCCACCGCCCCCAAGGCCCGGCCccagccgccgccgccccaAGGCCCGGCCCCGGACCCACCGACAGCCCCGGGCCCGGctccgctcccgccgccgcggcCCCTGCGACGTGTCACCCGCGGCACGACCGCTTCCGGGGTCAGCGGGCGGAGCGGCCGCACCGGCCATGCGCGCACCCCGCCCCTGCCTGCGTGGCGCCGCCGCgggggcggggcgcgggggcAAAatggcggcggggggggggggtggcgcCGGTGCCATtgtgcaggcagccccggccccggcccgtgTGGGTGCCCGGTCAGTCCGCTCAGGGCCGCGGGCAGCCCCCGCAGTGCAGCTGGCGTTGTCCCTGCGTTGTTAATGCTGTTACTCCTGAGGCGCTGACGTTCGTGACCGCTGCCTCCCGTTGTGCTGCCTGAAATGTGACGAGAAGCAAGACGCTGGCTGTGAAATAGTGTGAAGAATAACCTTGTGTCCGTGTCTCGCTGGGCACTGAAGCAGCATTAGTCCGTGCCGCTGATCCTGCTTTGCCTCGTGTGCTGGGACATGCCGGTGTTACACGGGAAGAGTGACGCTGGGCCGTGGTCTGGCTTTATCCCGAGGCCATGGTGGTTTCGCATGGGAACGGCTCCCCCATGACCCGGCTGGATGCAGACGCAGCAGCGTGCGCGCCGCTCGCTGCCCGGGCGGGGGCCTTGATGGGCAACGAGGAGATGGAGCAGGCTGAGGGGAAAGTGAGCCATCGATGTTAGCCCTCCTTGTCCTCGCACGTCCTCATTAGATAACGTGCTCCTGAGCCCCGGCAGAACACGTGCTATAGCCGTGGACCTTCATGGCATCATTAAAGACCAGGCCTTGCCTGCGCCTCACAAATAAACTGTAGTTGCTGGGAAAACTGGAATGGAGAAGAATGACTGGGACCGTGAGGACGCTGACGTGAAGCAGCTCCTCTCCTTCACAGCCCCTTGTCACTCGCTGTTCATGCCCCTGGTTTCACCGGTTTGCTCCCGTATTCTCAcgcagggcagggcagaggcTGCGCTCGGACCGTGAGGTAGAATTTGTCCTTATTGAGTACTTGAGGTGCTGTGgtgggcacaggaagccaggagcgTGCATTGCTGGGCTCTGAGTCAGCAGCGCCGCGACTGGGGCAGTTCCTGGCACCTCGGAACGAGTGCATGGTGATGGCTGCTCTTCCGTTCCAATTCATTCTGGCCCAGGACAGGTATGCTGGTACAAACTCTCACGTACTTAATGCTCTGGTGAGCTCACTGTATGTCACTTGGGCCTGTTCCAAGCCTCTCCTGCAGAACACGTCCTGTGGTGCAGCCCCGTAGAGCATGCAGTGATGCTGATGACTTGGTGGCCCTTTGCTGAGCCCTGTGACTTCGCTGCAGCTCACTGGCCAGTAAAACGAGACCCAGATCCAGGCAGTGGGCTCTGTAGCTGTGATCCGCTGGTGAAATGCTCTTTGGCTGGAAATCTGGGGGGATTTGTGTAGATCAGGTTTTACAGGCAGCTTAGGCTGAGTCCTCTCTGCACTGGAAATCTCAGCGTTGCTGTAGGGTCTCATCTGCTCCAGCTTTAGAGGACAAATTCATACCCGCCTGTTGCAGGGTGCAGCCCGAGACCTGCCTGTGGGTTCAAGGGAAGCTGTGACACTGCAGCCACACCACTGCTGCCTTCCCGGGGGACCCAGGAAGGGAGGCAACGGACAGCCTGGAtcacccagccctgcctgacGGGGCACAACCTCCACAGGCACCAGCGCTTCCATTCTGCGGTGTCACAGTTAAGCGGTTACCTGCACAGGGGATCTGGCTTTGCAAAAGGCCAAAATGGCTCCAAGATGGGAAGAGCAAAGATACTCCTAACATGGGGTACACAGTGCTGAGGTTATGATAGTGCTACCCAGGGAGGTAGGTACAAACTTTGCTTTACCTGTAACATTAAAATTACACCAGTGTTATTAACAGAATAATTTGAACCAGACTGTGAGTAAAAGTGGCATTGAAACAACTCTGGAAGtgtgggagaagggagaaaggagggaggaggaagtcTGCTGCAGCAGGCTTTGCTATGGCAGGAAGTGTAAGAGGGGAGTCCCTTAC is part of the Lathamus discolor isolate bLatDis1 chromosome 10, bLatDis1.hap1, whole genome shotgun sequence genome and encodes:
- the YIPF5 gene encoding protein YIPF5, translating into MAGAAAPPADPGSGRAAGDTSQGPRRRERSRARGCRSSAMSGFDSFNTEFFQTSYSIDEQSQPYEYGGRPYSKQYGGYEYSQQSGFVPPDMMQQQQPYTGQIYQPTQAYSSTSAQSFYGSNFEDEPPLLEELGINFDHIWQKTLTVLHPLKVADGSIMNETDLAGPVVFCLAFGATLLLAGKIQFGYVYGISVIGCVGMFCLLNLMSVTGVSFGCVASVLGYCLLPMILLSCCAIVFSLQGMLGIIFTAAIIGWCSFSASKIFISALAMEGQQLLVAYPCALLYGVFALISVF